The DNA region TCGGTCATCCGATCGAGCGCATAAAGGCCGTTGCGGACATATTCGTTCGACGTGTTGATCACGTTGAACGCGATCAGCCAGCTCAGCACCGCCTGCACGATGATGATCCACCAGACCGCTTCCAGCACGATATAGACGATGCCGTTCAGGGCGTTCAGAAATTCTAGCAAACTACCGGCCTTCCAATGCTGCGCCGCCGCAAATAGGACGCCATATCTAACCCCGCGGACGGGCCGCCACAAGCACCGCGCGACGCTTATTCGACCAACGACACGGCCGCCGACCGGGCCTCGGGATCAGCCCTGCGGCATCGTCCCGGGGCGGATATAGCC from Sphingobium sp. HWE2-09 includes:
- a CDS encoding YggT family protein, producing the protein MLEFLNALNGIVYIVLEAVWWIIIVQAVLSWLIAFNVINTSNEYVRNGLYALDRMTEPLYRPVRKVLPDLGALDLSPMVVLLAVIILQGPVRENLFAALMRAAA